In the Rubrivivax gelatinosus IL144 genome, ACGGCGACAGCTCGTCGTAGGCCGGGGCCTTGCGGTGGATCGTCGCGGTGTGGGTCTGGTCGACCGGGCCACGCTCGTCGATCGGGTTGCCGAGCACGTCCATGATGCGGCCCAGCGTCGCCTTGCCGACCGGCACCGTGATGCCGGCGCCGGTGTCGGTGACCATCAGGCCGCGGCGCAGGCCGTCCGACGAGCCCAGGGCGATGGTGCGCACGACGCCGTCGCCGAGTTGTTGCTGCACTTCCAGCGTCAGCGGCGAGCCTTCGAGCTTCAGTGCGTCGAAGATCTTGGGCATCTGGTCGCGCGGGAACTCCACGTCCACGACGGCGCCGATGCACTGAACGATCTTGCCTTGTGCCATTTTGAGCTTCCTTCGATTCGTATCTTTAGACGGCGGCGGCGCCACCCACGATTTCCGACAGTTCCTTCGTGATCGCGGCCTGGCGGGTCTTGTTGTAGACGAGCTTGAGTTCGGCGATCAGGTTGCCGGCGTTGTCCGTGGCGGCCTTCATCGCGACCATGCGCGCGCTCTGCTCGCTGGCCATGTTCTCGGCCACGGCCTGGTAGACCAGGGCTTCGATGTAGCGCGTGATCAGGTCGTCGATGACCACCGACGCCTCGGGCTCGTAGATGTAGTCCCAGGCGTAGGCCTTCTTCTCGGCGGCGGTCTGCTCAAGGCGCGCGGGCGCCAGCGGCAGCAGCGGCTCGACCATCGGCTCCTGCTTCATCGTGTTGATGAACTTCGTGTAGCAGAGATGCACTTCGTCGATCTCGCCGGCCACGAAGGCGTCGAGCATGACCTTGACCGGGCCGATCAGCTTCTCGAGCTGCGGCGCGTCGCCGAGCTGGATCGCGTGGCTGATGACCTGCGCGCCGATCCGGTTCAGGAAGCCGAACCCCTTGTTGCCGATCGCCACCGTCGCGATCGAGCCGCCGGCCGCCTGGACTTCCTTCATCTTCGCCGTCACCGCACGAAGGATGTTGGTGTTCAGGCCGCCGCACAGGCCCTTGTCGGTGGTCACGACGATGAAGCCGACCTTCTTCGTCGTGCCGCCGGTGCGCAGGTAGGGCGACTTGTATTCCGGGTTGGCTTCCGACAGGTGCGCGGTGATGTTGCGCACCTTGTCGGCGTACGGGCGCGCGGCGCGCATGCGCTCCTGCGCCTTGCGCATCTTGGAGGCGGCGACCATTTCCATGGCCTTGGTGATCTTCTTGGTGTTCTCCACCGATTTGATCTTGCCGCGAATTTCCTTGCCGACCGCCATGGTCTGGGCTCCCGGTTAGGCGAAGGACTTCTTGAACGCAGCGATCGCGCCGGCCAGCTCTTCCTCGGCGGCCTTGTCCATCGCCCGGTCGTTCTCGAGCTTGGCCAGCAGCGCGGCGTGGCTCGACTTCAGGTGCTGGTGCAGGCCGTGCTCGAAGGCGAGGACCTTCTTCACGTCGATGTCGTCCAGGAAGCCCTTGTTGGCGGCGTACAGCGTCGCGGCCATCAGGCTGATCGGCAGCGGCGAGTACTGGGCCTGCTTGAGCAGTTCGGTCACGCGTGCGCCGCGGTCGAGCTGCTTGCGGGTGGCAGCGTCGAGGTCCGAGGCGAACTGCGCGAACGCGGCCAGTTCACGGTACTGCGCCAGGTCGGTACGGATGCCGCCCGACAGGCTCTTGATCAGCTTGGTCTGGGCGGCGCCACCGACGCGCGACACCGAGATACCGGCGTTGATCGCGGGACGGATGCCGGCGTTGAACAGGCTGGTTTCCAGGAAGATCTGGCCGTCGGTGATCGAGATCACGTTCGTCGGCACGAAGGCGGACACGTCGCCGGCCTGCGTCTCGATGATCGGCAGCGCGGTCAGCGAACCGGTCTTGCCCTTGACCTCGCCCTTGGTGAAGGCTTCGACGTAGTCGGCATTCACGCGAGCGGCGCGCTCGAGCAGACGGCTGTGGAGATAGAACACGTCGCCAGGGAAGGCTTCGCGGCCCGGCGGGCGGCGCAGCAGCAGCGAGACCTGGCGGTAGGCGACGGCCTGCTTGGACAGATCGTCGTAGATGATCAGGGCGTCCTGGCCGCGGTCGCGGAAGTACTCGCCCATCGTGCAGCCGGAGTAGGCCGACACGTATTGCATCGCCGCCGATTCCGACGCCGAGGCCGCGACGACGATGGTGTAGTCCATCGCGCCGGCTTGTTCCAGGGAGCGCACCACGTTCTTGATCGACGAAGCCTTCTGGCCGATCGCGACGTAGATGCAGGTCATGTTCTGACCCTTCTGGTTGATGATCGTGTCGATCGCCACCGCGGTCTTGCCGGTCTGGCGGTCGCCGATGATCAGCTCGCGCTGGCCACGGCCGATCGGCACCATCGAGTCGATCGACTTCAGGCCGGTCTGCACCGGCTGGTCGACGGACTTGCGGGCGATGACGCCCGGCGCGACCTTCTCGATGACGTCGGTCATCTTGGCGTTGATCGGGCCCTTGCCGTCGATCGGCTGGCCGAGCGCGTTGACGACGCGGCCGATCAGCTCGGGGCCGACCGGCACCGACAGGATCTGGCCCGTGCACTTGACGGTGTCGCCTTCGGAGATGTGCTCGTACTCGCCCAGA is a window encoding:
- the atpG gene encoding F0F1 ATP synthase subunit gamma, whose product is MAVGKEIRGKIKSVENTKKITKAMEMVAASKMRKAQERMRAARPYADKVRNITAHLSEANPEYKSPYLRTGGTTKKVGFIVVTTDKGLCGGLNTNILRAVTAKMKEVQAAGGSIATVAIGNKGFGFLNRIGAQVISHAIQLGDAPQLEKLIGPVKVMLDAFVAGEIDEVHLCYTKFINTMKQEPMVEPLLPLAPARLEQTAAEKKAYAWDYIYEPEASVVIDDLITRYIEALVYQAVAENMASEQSARMVAMKAATDNAGNLIAELKLVYNKTRQAAITKELSEIVGGAAAV
- the atpA gene encoding F0F1 ATP synthase subunit alpha, which translates into the protein MNLNPAEISELIKSRIEGLGVSTDIRNQGTVVSVTDGICRVHGLSEVMAGEMLEFPPTASGQPTYGLALNLERDSVGAVILGEYEHISEGDTVKCTGQILSVPVGPELIGRVVNALGQPIDGKGPINAKMTDVIEKVAPGVIARKSVDQPVQTGLKSIDSMVPIGRGQRELIIGDRQTGKTAVAIDTIINQKGQNMTCIYVAIGQKASSIKNVVRSLEQAGAMDYTIVVAASASESAAMQYVSAYSGCTMGEYFRDRGQDALIIYDDLSKQAVAYRQVSLLLRRPPGREAFPGDVFYLHSRLLERAARVNADYVEAFTKGEVKGKTGSLTALPIIETQAGDVSAFVPTNVISITDGQIFLETSLFNAGIRPAINAGISVSRVGGAAQTKLIKSLSGGIRTDLAQYRELAAFAQFASDLDAATRKQLDRGARVTELLKQAQYSPLPISLMAATLYAANKGFLDDIDVKKVLAFEHGLHQHLKSSHAALLAKLENDRAMDKAAEEELAGAIAAFKKSFA